tctgttaaagatgagtttatctagtttacaatttaatttcagaaatcaatttcagacttatacctATGAGTGTacactattttgagttaacgtataaaaaagtcaacatttttatgaactctttatttttgtgttggctttgtctttctatttgattcaagataggtgaaatttattaggaattagagtaattcttcttggtctttcatccttcttttcaagctttttctgttaaagatgagtttatctagtttacagattagtttcagaaatgaatttccgacttataacgaagtgtgtagacttttttgagttaacgtatataaaatttaacattttaatgaactctttctttttgtgttggctttgtctttctatttcattcaagatagatgaaatttgttaggatttgtattagtttgcatggtctttcatccttcttctattgtgaaatttgcctaccttcatattttcttgaatcaacgtacatgaaaatgcaatttttactagacgtaatgccttagagcatattatttgtgattacaatacatttttcaaactttttctgttaaagatgagtttatctagtttacaatttaatttcagaaatcaatttcagacttataccaatgtgtgtacacttttttgagttaacgtataaaaaagtcaacatttttatgaactctttatttttgtgttggctttgtctttctatttgattcaagataggtgaaatttattaggaattagagtaattctgcttggtctttcatccttcttttcaagctttttctgttaaagatgagtttatctagtttacagattaatcttagaaatgaatttccgacttataacgaagtgtgtagacttttttgagttaacgtatataaaatttaacatttttatgaactctttttttttttgttggctttgtctttctatttcattcaagaaatatgaaatttgttaggatttggattagtttgcatggtctttcatccttcttgtattgtgaaatttgcctaccttcatattttcttgaataaatgtacatagaaatgcaatttttactagacgtaatatcttagaacatattatttgtgattacaatacatttttcaaactttttctgttaaagatgagtttatctagtttacaatttagtttcagaaatcaatttcagacttataacaatgtgtgtacacttttttgagttaacgtataaaaaaattcaacatttttatgaactctttatttttgtgttggctttgtctttctatttgattcaagataggtgaaatttgttaggaattagattgattctgcttggtctttcatccttcttttcaaactttttctgttaaagaggagtttatctagtttatagattagtctcagaaatgaattttcgacttataacaaagtgtgtagacttttttgagttaatgtatataaaatttaacatttttatgaactctttccttttgtgttggctttctctttctatttgattcaagatagatgaaatttgttaggatttggattagttcaggctggtctttcatccttcttatattgtgaaattggaattccttcatattttcttgaatcaacgtacatcgaaatgcaatttttactacacagaatgccttagaacatattatttgtgattacaatacatttttcaaacttcttctattAAAGATAATTTTagctaggttacaatttagtttcagaaatcaaattcagacgtataacgaagcgtgtagacttttttgagttaacataaataaaattcaacatttttatgacctctttctttttgtgttggctttgtctttctatttgattcaagatagatgaaatttgttaggatttggattagttcttcttggtctttcatccttcttctatggtgaaatttgacttccttcatattttcttgaatcaacgtacatagaaatgcaatttatgAAGGAATGGAATCTTCGTGTTTTTGGTAATGTGCATTCTAGGTTAAAGCAGGATCAGTTGAGGTTTGAGGCAGCTGCTCTTCTTTCTGATGATAATCCGGATGACATTACTAAGCTAAATATTATGAAGGATGATATGGCTAAACTTAATGATACTCGTGCTCAGTTGAATACTATGCTTAAACAGAAATCTAGAAATAAGTGGCTTGTGGAGGGTTCAAGTAACACTAATTTCTTTCATAATAGCATTAGAATTCGTAGAAGTCCTAACACTATCTCTGAACTTGTTGACAGTGCAGGCAATACTATTTCTGATTATGAGCTGCTTAGAAATCATGTTGTGCACTATTATGAGGACAAGTTTAATGGGCCGGAGATGGAGATTGATCCTATTTTATTTGACTATGGTCATATTAGCATCTCGGAGGAGGAAAGTTTAGCCATGGACAAAATTCCAtcttctgaggagattaaacaaGCAGTTTTTGATCTAGGGGCAGACAGTGCTCCAGGGCCGGATGGGTTTTTTGGATGTTTCTATAGACACTGCTGGGATATTATTCAAGATGATTTATTAAGAGCCGTTATTTATTGCTGGAATTCTGGTCATATCCCAAATGGGGTAAATTCTAGTCTAATTGTTTTGATTCCCAAGGTAAGAGGTGCTAATTCTCTTCGTAATTTTCGTCCTATTGGTctcagtaattttttcttcaaaatctttactAAGATCTTAGCTACTAGACTGGGGAGCGTTTTAGATAAACTTGTTTCTGAAGAACAGGTGGCTTTCATGAAAGGGCGTAACATCCATGAAAACATTAGTCTGGCTTCTGAATTGATTAATGAACTTCATATCAATCgtaaggatggtaatttgggccttaagcttgatatctctcaagcttttgacacggtcagTTGGTCTTTTGTCTTGGAGGTTTTTCGTAGGTATGGTTTCTCGGAGCAATGGTGCTCTTGGATTTCTCATATCTTCAATTCTGCTAGAATCTCTATTCTCTTGAATGGCAGTCCGGAGGGTTTTTTCAAGATAAATAGAGGTTTACGTCAGGGAGATCCTCTTTCTCCCTTGAtctttgttttgatggaagatgtCCTTAGCAGAAATATCACAAAGCTTTTTGCAGAGAAGAAGATGTCTTACATGGTAACTAGAGgtggtatttctcctactcatctcttttttgctgatgatattatgattttctaTAAAGGAAACTTGCGGAGCATTAATAATCTGGTGGATCTGTTGGGTAAGTATCAGCGTGCTTCGGGTCAATCTGTTTGTCGCCAAAAGAGTAaaatttattatggtggtggttcgttGAGTAGACgtaattatcttgttgattatttgggTATGAGTGTTGCTTCTTTCCCTGATCGTTATTTGGGTGTTCAAATAATGCCTGGTGCTGTTAGGTATCATCATATTGCAaatgtggttgagaagattaaaacccagcttgctggttggaagggttttcttttatcttttcatgacCGCATTGTGCTTGTTAAATCTGTTATTTCGagttattccattcataatatgGCTATTTATAAGTGGCCTAGCAAGTTCATTGTGCAATGTGAGCGTGCAATTAGGAATTTTATTTGGTCTGGTGACTCTAATGTCAGTCGTGGTTGTGGTGGCGTATGATAAAATCTGTTGCCCTTTTGAGGAGGGGGGTTTGGGTTTATCTCGTATGGCTACTATGAATTGCAATGTTGATGAAGTTATGGTGGAAATCAGTACTTCTAAGAAGAATTGGGCAGGTTATCTTAAGGCTAAATTTTTAGTCGAAGAGGCTACATTAAGACTTATGGGGTGAAGTCTACCATTCTTCCAGGCATTAGAAGGGTTTATAAATATGTGGAGGCTAACACTAAAGTTCTTCTTGGTGATGGCAGGTCTACTTCTCTCTattatgatgtttggtatggAGAAAAATGTTTTGCAGAGATCTAGATGATTTTACTCTTGACAGATTGGTTTTGGTGAGTGATTGTTATAGGGATAACCAATGGGTTTTCTCTGAAAATCACTTGAACTGTTTACTCGCGGCTGGGTGGATATGCATAATCTTCCTTTGCCAAATGGGGGTGAAGATAAGAGAGTTTGGATGCCAAACTTTTCAGGTGATTTTTCGGTAAGTTCTGCCAAGGAACTTATTCGTCAGAAACATGGTAGATTCAATGCAGCGTCTATGCtgtggaggaaggaaattcacCCTAAACTTGCGGCTCAAAACTGGAAATTCATTCGTGGTGCTTGTGCCACTTTGGATATCATTCAATCTAGGTTCAAATTAATTTGGCTAACAAGTGTGTTCTGTGTGAAACTGAGGAAGAATCTCTAGAACATTCTTTTTCATTGTTCTTTTGCAGCTCGTGCGTGGTCTTGGATTTCTGATATCTTTGGTATGTCAGCAAATTTCAACATTGTGGCTTCTTTCAAGGAAGCGAAGGGAATAAGTGCAATTGTCCGTGACTTGTGGCTGGTGGCGAAATTAGTAATCAGGTCAGAACTTTGGGCTATGCGCAATAAATGCATCTTTGAGAAACAGAAACCGAGCTGGAGTCTTTTTTCTAAAAGAGTGCTGAAGCTAATACAAGAATATTCAGTCCGCCTAAAAGGGTTTATGCGCAACAGTGTGGAAGATATGGTGCTGTTGGATTACTTCCGTGTGGTTCATAGAAGTGTTAGACACCAGCAGCCTATTGAAGTGTTATGGAAGCCTCCGGATCTTAATGAGATtctaatttgttgtgatggagcagcgCGTGGGAATCCAGGTATTGTGGGTGCAGGAGTGGTGGCAAGAGACTCTAGCTGTGCAGTTCTTGGTGCTTTGAGTATTGGTCTTGGAGTTACTACAAACTATTTGGCGGAACTATAAGCAATTATAATTGGTATGGAATGGGATATGCAATGGAATTATGATCGTATTTGTGTGCAATCTGATTCCTATGGAGTAGTTCAAGCTTTACAAAGCTCttctattccttggtttgcaagaGCAAGATGGGAGAGGTTATGCAATCATTATATTTCTATAAGGATTATTCATACTTTTAGAGAGGTGAATTTTTCAGCAGATAAGATGGCTAAGAATGGTTGTTATCTAGATAATGAAGAAGGAATTCAGTATGAAGGAAGActtgattttttaatttctgttgaaaaccctaatgtttcttattatcgtttcaagtagtgttacaagtttttggggttgctgtgacctcttttcttgtactctactttttgtaaattttgttatctattaatacaatttttgacttatcaaaaaaaaactagtttacaatttagtctcagaaatcaatttccgacttataacgaagtgtgtaaacttttaaagttaacgtatataaaattaaacatttttatgaactctttctttttgtgttggctttgtctttctatttgattcaagaaagatgaaatttgttaagatttggattagtttgcatggtctttcatccttcttgtattatgaaatttgcctaccttcatatttcttgaatcaacgtacatagaaatgcaattttactagacgtaatgccttagaacatattatttttgattacaatacatttttcaaactttttttgttaaagatgagtttatctagtttacaatttagtttcagaatcaatttccgacttataaaatgTGTGtaccttttttgagttaacgtataaaaaaattcaacatttttatgaactctttatttttgtgtggctttgtctttctatttgattcaagataggtgaaatttttaggaattagattgatcctgcttggtctttcatccttcttttcaagctttttctgttaaagatgagtttatctagtttacagattagtctctgaaatgaatttccgacttataacaaagtgtgtagacttttttgagttaacgtatataaaatttaacatttttatgaactcttttttttgttggctttatctttctatttgattcaagataggtgaaattttttaggaattagattgatcctgcttggtctttcatccttcttttcaagctttttctgttaaagatgagtttatctagtttacagattagtctctgaaatgaatttccgacttataacaaagtgtgtagacttttttgagttaacgtatataaaatttaacatttttatgaactctttttttttgttggctttatctttctatttgattcaagaaagatgaaatttgttaggatatggattagtttgcatggtctttcatccttcttgtattgtgaaatttgcctaccttcatattttcttgaatcaatgtacatagtaatgcaatttttactagacgtaattccttagaacatattatttgtgattacaatacatttttcaaactttttctgttaaagatgagtttatctagtttacaatttaatttcataaattaatttcagacttataacgaagtgtacacttttttgagttaacgtataaaaaagtcaacatttttatgaactctttatttttgtgtggggtttgtctttctatttgattcaaatagatgaatttgttagaatttggattagttcaggctggtctttcatccttcttatattgtgaaatttgacttccttcttatttcttgaatcaacgtacatagaaatgcaatttttactaaacggaatgccttagaacatattatctgTGATTACAAAATTTTTCAAACTGCTTCTATTAAAGAtgatttatctaggttacaatttagtttcagaaatcaaattcatacgtataacgaagcgtgtagactttttgagttaacataaatacaaaattcaacatttttatgacctctttctttttgtgttggctttgtctttctatttgattcaagatagatgtaatttgttaggacttggattagttcttctggtctttcatcttcttctatggtgaaatttgacttccttcttattttcttgaatcaacgtacatagaaatgcaatttttactagacggaatgccttagaacatattatctgtgattacaatacatttttcaaactgcttctattaaagatgattttatctaggttacaatttagtttcagaaatcaaattcatacgtataacgaagcgtgtagacttttttgagttaacataaataaaattcaacatttttatgacctctttctttttgtgttggctttgtctttctatttgattcaagatagatgaaatttgttaggacttggattagttcttcttggtctttcatccttcttttatggtgaaatttgacttccttcatattttcttgaatcaacgtacatagaaatgcaattttttgctagatgtattgccttaggacatattaattgttattaaaatacatttttcaaactttttctgttaagaatgagtttatcttgtttacaacttagtctcagaaatcaatttccgacttataacgaagtggtgTAGACttgttgagttaacgtatataaaataaaacatttttatgaactctttttttttgttggctttgtctttctatttgattcaagaaagatgaaatttgttaggatttggattagtttgcatggtctttcatccttcttgtattgtgaaatttgcctaccttcatattttcttgaatcaatgtacatagaaatgcaatttttactagacgtaatgccttagaacatattatttgtgattacaatacatttttcaaactttttatgttaaagatgagtttatctagtttacaatttagtttcagaaatcaatttcagacttataacaatgtgtgtacacttttttgagttgacgtataaaaaaatcaacatttttatgaactctttatttttgtgttagctttgtctttctatttgattcaagataggtgaaatttgttaggaattagattgattctgctgggtctttcatccttcttttcaaactttttctgttaaagaggagtttatctagtttacagattagtctcagaaatcaatttccgacttataaagaagtgtgtagaatttttgagttaacgtatataaaattaaacatttttatgaactctttctttttgtgttggctttgtctttctatttgattcaagaaagatgaaatttgttaagatttggattagtttgcatggtctttcatccttcttgtattatgaaatttgcctaccttcatattttcttgaatcagcgtacatagaaatgcaatttttactagacgtaatgccttaaaacatattattttttattacaatacatttttcaaactttttttgttaagatgagtttatctagtttacaatttagtttcagaaatcaatttctgacttataaaatgtgtgtacacttttttgtgttaacgtttaaaaaattcaacatttttatgaactctttatttttgtgttggctttgtctttctatttgattcaagataggtgaaatttgttaggaattagattgatcCTGCTTGggatttcatccttcttttcaagctttttctgttaaagatgagtttatctagtttacagattagtctctgaaatgaatttccgacttataacaaagtgtgtagactttttgagttaacgtataaaaatttaacatttttatgaactcttttttttgttggctttgtctttctatttgattcaagaaagatgaaatttgttaggatttggattagtttgcatggtctttcatccttcttgtattgtgaaatttgcctaccttcatattttcttgaatcaatgtacatagtaatgctatttttactagacgtaatgcttttttttttttgctaagtcaagaaaatatattgataaaaagatatttacaagataggtgaaggagaaaagggatcagagaaacccctaaaaaactcctaaaacctatttaaaacgataataaattacatttggaaactcaatagaacttaaaaaactggtcgaccttcaaagtgaaaaccaaccccatcctctaataaacaaccacgctttgccattgcatcagctgcaaaatttgcctctctaaaagaatgttcaaaacgaattgaaccatataaacctttaacttccatccatctttgcctagcaaaccaaggaacgttatcttcttccaaagccttcaacacacttgtagaatctgatctaataacaatgcaagcatatccccactgaacccacatacaattcagccaaataattagaagtaactcccaaaccaatacacattgcacctaccacttcacaatttgcattccttgcaacaacaccagctcccgccacccctggattacctcttgaggcgccatccgtgcacaaaagcaattcattatcattaggaggaaaccaaaaacactccttgggatcagtaaacttcacctttctatgccgaaccctaaaaaactccagaattctcaagtcatccaagaattatgcatataactcttcatacgaactgaataatcttgcatcaaactaaaaacacgtttttgaaataaagaccaacaagggttcttcttttcatacacttttttgttctagtgaaccataattctgaacgcacaaccaaattcactaccaaccacaaatccttaacaataccactatgttTTTTGCctttggtaagaagtaataatatcataataggtttaattttgaaaataccttcaatccactcccaagcttgacgcgcaaaattacagctccaaagaatatgttggagagactcctcctcaatctgacacacactacatttagatgcaagttgaattttaaatctgctacgtaccttatcaagagtgcacacgcaccacgaataaacttccagttctgagccgccaatgaaggatgcaccaccctcttccataacaaccccgcctccctcaaaataggatattcttcctaatcaattccctagctgacttgacagaaaatttaccttgtaaatcaggcatccaaaacgcctatccactcccatatgaatttttggtaaatctgttgcaccacaccagcacttaaaaggagttgcgaatgaaacatgaatctgccaatcaccttgcacaataatatcacaaacacgagctgatctgtctaaatccgtgcgatttaaaacactagctaaggttgtatttccataccatatcaaagaataaagaagtatccctaccgtcaccaataaaacacttcgtgttgtcaccatctcct
The sequence above is drawn from the Papaver somniferum cultivar HN1 unplaced genomic scaffold, ASM357369v1 unplaced-scaffold_53, whole genome shotgun sequence genome and encodes:
- the LOC113343065 gene encoding uncharacterized protein LOC113343065; translation: MHNLPLPNGGEDKRVWMPNFSGDFSVSSAKELIRQKHGRFNAASMLWRKEIHPKLAAQNWKFIRGASRAWSWISDIFGMSANFNIVASFKEAKGISAIVRDLWLVAKLVIRSELWAMRNKCIFEKQKPSWSLFSKRVLKLIQEYSVRLKGFMRNSVEDMVLLDYFRVVHRSVRHQQPIEVLWKPPDLNEILICCDGAARGNPGIVGAGVVARDSSCAVLGALSIGLGVTTNYLAEL